Proteins co-encoded in one Desulfitobacterium hafniense DCB-2 genomic window:
- the thyX gene encoding FAD-dependent thymidylate synthase has product MNVELIQYTPDPEKVIAAAARLCYSPDPVPELMEKLDEEKVANLVQKLRAMGHLSTFEHISFQFSIDGVSRALSHQLVRHRIASYSQRSQRYVKEEGFDFVTPPTIRRNPQTQERFENIMATLQEEYQALLAMVPAEDARYILPNACTTSLMATFNARSLLNFFEHRTCMRAQWEIRILAEKMLELVREVAPNVFGQAGPTCVTQGVCHEGAMSCGRIKALKKEAERMTLIYDR; this is encoded by the coding sequence GTGAATGTTGAACTGATTCAATACACACCGGATCCGGAAAAAGTCATTGCTGCCGCTGCTCGTTTGTGCTATTCGCCTGATCCGGTTCCGGAGCTCATGGAAAAGTTGGATGAGGAAAAGGTAGCCAATCTTGTCCAGAAGCTTCGCGCCATGGGTCATCTTTCGACCTTTGAACACATTAGCTTTCAATTCTCCATCGATGGGGTATCCCGTGCGTTATCCCATCAATTGGTTCGCCATCGGATCGCCAGCTATTCTCAACGATCACAGCGGTATGTAAAAGAAGAGGGGTTTGACTTCGTCACCCCCCCGACCATACGCCGTAATCCCCAAACCCAGGAACGCTTCGAGAATATTATGGCCACTCTGCAGGAGGAATACCAAGCTCTGTTGGCGATGGTTCCCGCAGAGGATGCCCGTTATATCCTTCCCAATGCCTGCACCACCTCGTTGATGGCTACCTTTAATGCCCGCTCTTTGCTGAATTTCTTCGAACATCGAACCTGCATGCGCGCCCAGTGGGAAATTCGCATCCTGGCCGAAAAAATGCTGGAGCTGGTCCGGGAAGTTGCCCCTAATGTTTTTGGTCAAGCCGGGCCTACCTGTGTCACTCAAGGGGTTTGTCACGAAGGGGCCATGAGCTGCGGACGGATCAAGGCACTGAAGAAGGAAGCGGAAAGGATGACCCTAATCTATGACCGATGA